The sequence GCTCTAAAAACCCAAAAAGGGAGATCACACATGTAAACAGTGCATGAAGCAATTGGTCTAAAGAGTATAAGGAAGGAATGCCTACAATGTGACCAAACGTATCCCAGATGAAGCCTGAACCTGTCCCTtcaacttttgcattttcatCCTCAGTTAGTGTAGCATCATTGGAAGAGCTCTTGGGGATTTTAGCTAATTCAAGGTCCTTAATGAAGACAACTGATGGTGAAGTTAACTGCAGTAATTTGTATAAAGaaagtcaaaaagaaaataaaggtaCTCACATATTCAAATTAAGAAGGAATAaccactcataaatataaattagaagAGGGTAGGGAGAAAGAATCATCTGCAGAAGCGAACAACACTCATGACTTGCCCCAGCACCCACCCACCCCACCCCAAAAAAAGCCAATGGAAGAGCCAAGAAAGACAAGTAGATCCCTTTGCAATGCTTTCTGAGGACAATTCAGCAATGCAATATACAAATTAGACTCGATCTCCaataacaatttttaaaacacATACAAACCAGCAAGGCCATTGTACTTACTGATTCAGCAACAATTGCCCATTCAATTTGGtgaataaaaactaaaataacgtctctttttcttttcaggatGAAATCTGGTGCAAATAGATACAACATAGAACTTCAAAACCCAATTGGTGATTTCTTTCGATTAGTCACCTAAAACATACTAGAAAATTAATGAAGATGTTAAACTGTATATATGGCAAATTGGCAATGACTTCCaagtcaaaaaaaaatatcatgcatgaagaagaaggatgtgATCAGGCAAAATGTGACGAGAGAGATATAGAAAGAGACCTGGAAGAGGTTAACAACTCTATCCTCTTCTTTTTGGAGGTCATCTTCTTGTAGAGCAATAGCAGAATGAAGTAGTGAAGGTAGTAGTGAATTAAGATTGTGCACATTGAGTAGTGAAGCCATTACCATACTGGAACCAAAGCCTACAACTGCTCTTCTCCTTGCAAGATTAATTAAGCTCTTATTTAAAGAATCTTCAATATTTGAACAAGGAGAAGAGATAGTGCACTGGACAGGAGGTGAAGAGGGGATGCTATGCACATGCAAAGGACCCAACACCATCATTTTGTTTTTGCTTGCTTCTTGGATTTCCAACTGGAAAACCGGTTTCTTTCTCATCTTTCCTTATATATAGTGTACAGATAAGAAATCTCTGAACTAGACTGGACGGTCTTATGTGGGCTTAACCAGTTATGTTACTGGCTAGTGGGTTGATGCTTACTAATGTCCGTTCTTGATGGATTGGATACGATTCACCTATTTCAGACCCAGTTTATagatactaattttttttgtattcaaatactaattatttaattcattataattcaaaaataaaataatacatatttttagattcattattataaatatttttaatattaaacaatattttttttataatagatttatctttaagtaaatttatttatgacttataaaatctatactgattatttatataatataattaagtaactATACAattatagttatattttattctaataattagAATACACTAAATACTTTCtagtattaattatttattttttcatattttgaaatattataaaattagatttttaattctaatattatatttaggtTTGGttacttaaattaattataaatattttaaattctgtgtttatattttgtaagtatttttaataaattgaattcatatttatataaaaaaattatagctaaaattaattatttaattctatttaaatggCAATACAAAAATACTTCTAATTCAGTAAAAGTGTCAAATCTTGCCTGATTTGACAAGATTTGCAGGGAGGAGAAGTTGATGGTCTACAGAAttacagaaaaagaaatctcCTTGACTTGATATCATTAGTgaaagttaaatttaaaaagaaatacatagtaatagtatttttaattaattacaactCTAACTTTCATCAAAGAATGTAGATTCTTATtgctttataaattttttgagactaaattatcattattaataacttaaaaaaatgaatttctaTGGATATACGTGTGACTCTTTTTAATTGCCATAGAACTccttttagtatatatatctTAAAGTATGACTTTCAATAATTGtcgttaaattatttttttcaaattttaattttttattttagttttttattttttttaaaattctattatataaccaattctatttaatagaattcaactttaatgaattataaatactatatatcaattataattgattaaataatcaattaaaatttattattttttaggattttacTGTATAAAGAATTGAACATCTAAAATTAGATATGTAcgaagtttattatttttttaaaaatattactatataacCAACATTAAGAATTCTAATagaaatttaacttttaaattggatatataattaataaattataaatattatttatcaattttaattaactaaattaattaaataataagtaagattcttttaataaatttacatatcttcttctttttgtatttttatatatgttataataattgcTGTTTGTCCCGTTCTAAGCATATTCTGACATTTATTTATCAActatttagatatatattgGAGATTATAAGAACAAAATCAGCAAAATGATTCATCTAATTTAGCTCCGATATTATCTCCTAAAAGATAATTTGTATTttccttcaaaagaaaaggagataaTGCGtatttgttaaatataattaaggttttttttccttaaagtATGTTTAATAACACagttcattaaaaatttaaaagaataacttATTAAATGAGAAATATCTACTTGTGTGTTTAAGCATAAAGGCTAAACTCTCACTTTCTTcctatttttgtttataaataaGTATTGAAAGTTTttggaaataaaatatttattttcttttcttatcctcttcttctttttttttttcctttttctgatCGTATTCCTTTTCTGAATGAAAGTGAGAATGAATAtaggaattcaattcaaaattgaaaaataaactcttccttttctataaaaagattaaaaatattaattagtttaacaaaattcaaattgaCCAAATGTACCTATCTTGTTGCAAAAACCAAAGGACaaagatttaagaaaaaaaaaaagaaaggaaaaggtaCAAAATAAAGTGCCTTTTTCCTatagaacaaaataaaatagattgtgattttacttttagcttatttttatatgtagtttttataaaataaaaaaatatatatattataataattcattaaaaaaattgatctTTACTGTTAAAAGTTTTCATTCACTATGTTTACTCTgattagttattataattttcttagaattaaacagttttatattattattttatagtcaAATAGATTTTACCGAAAAAGTCgtagtgaaaaagaaaagtcggAATTTAACGACATTATCATGCACTAGGCTATATAGACGGTTAT comes from Ricinus communis isolate WT05 ecotype wild-type chromosome 5, ASM1957865v1, whole genome shotgun sequence and encodes:
- the LOC8264083 gene encoding protease Do-like 5, chloroplastic isoform X2, which gives rise to MRKKPVFQLEIQEASKNKMMVLGPLHVHSIPSSPPVQCTISSPCSNIEDSLNKSLINLARRRAVVGFGSSMVMASLLNVHNLNSLLPSLLHSAIALQEDDLQKEEDRVVNLFQLTSPSVVFIKDLELAKIPKSSSNDATLTEDENAKVEGTGSGFIWDTFGHIVTNYHVVAKLATDQSGLQRCKVFLVDSAGNSLYREGKIIGFDPAYDLAVLKVDVEGHELKPAVLGTSRDLLVGQSCFAIGNPYGYENTLTTGVISGLGREIPSPTGRAIRGAIQTDAAINAGNSGGPLINSYGHVIGVNTATFTRKGLHSLQEQECPLE